ATCTTCAATCCCCACGGACATGCGGATAAGGGTGTCTGAAATGCCAAGCTGCGTGCGCAGTGCGGACGGGAGGGAAGCGTGCGTCATGCGCGCGGGGTGCTCGATAAGCGATTCCACCCCCCCGAGGCTTTCTGCCAGGGAGAAAATGCGAAGCGATGACAAGAATTGCTTTGCATCGTCGAGGCCTCCTTTGAGTTCGAAAGAGATAATTCCGCCGAATCCTGTCATTTGCTTTTTGGCGAGTTCGTATTGCGGATGACTCGGAAGCCCCGGATAAATGACGCGGGCAATGTGAGAGTGGCGCGCTAACCGCAGCGCGATCTTCCGCGCATTTTTTTCATGCTTTTCCATACGGAGCGCGAGCGTTTTTATACCCCGCAGCACGAGCCAGCAATCGAAGGGAGAAGGCACGGCACCGGCGGCATTTTGGATAAATTTAAGCTGCTGATACACATCGCTGCGGTTCGTGATAACTGCGCCTCCTACTGCGTCACTATGCCCTCCGATGTACTTGGTGGTGCTATGGAGAGAAATATCCGCACCCAATGAGAGCGGCTTTTGGAAATAGGGCGAGGCAAACGTATTATCCACTACCACGAGCGCGTCAGGATTTTGCTTCTTGGCGCACGCGGCGATCTTTTGGATGTCGCA
This genomic interval from Patescibacteria group bacterium contains the following:
- a CDS encoding PLP-dependent aspartate aminotransferase family protein, with the translated sequence MQFATRAIHIGQEPNLKEGGSGDVVVPIHMATTFARKEVESPTQGYEYSRTGNPTRHALELVLASLEYAAHSLAFASGLAAIDSVMKLLKHGDEAIACDDLYGGTRRLFDMIAIKFDITFSYADLSSPETITDFISKRTKMIWLETPTNPLLKLCDIQKIAACAKKQNPDALVVVDNTFASPYFQKPLSLGADISLHSTTKYIGGHSDAVGGAVITNRSDVYQQLKFIQNAAGAVPSPFDCWLVLRGIKTLALRMEKHEKNARKIALRLARHSHIARVIYPGLPSHPQYELAKKQMTGFGGIISFELKGGLDDAKQFLSSLRIFSLAESLGGVESLIEHPARMTHASLPSALRTQLGISDTLIRMSVGIEDMKDLIMDLEQALDKL